The Pelmatolapia mariae isolate MD_Pm_ZW linkage group LG9, Pm_UMD_F_2, whole genome shotgun sequence genome has a segment encoding these proteins:
- the LOC134634152 gene encoding uncharacterized protein LOC134634152, with protein sequence MTMREAGQRVQPNLSRFTVASIIRTFREENRTQRRPPGGGRLRLLSEEQERELVNMVIANNVIRLQEIQRRVIEDDHLFRGINAISLSTIDRILRKNQFRMKQAYRVPFERNSDRVKNQRVEYVQRIFEIEGRPVPHEMIFVDEAGFNLTKRRKRGRNIIGHRAIVNVPGQRGGNVTMCAAISQRGVLHRHAVLGPYNTMLLLAFLDGLRQHMFQLDYREPAQPEQPHYVVVWDNVSFHRAALVRDWFTNNPRFSNIFLPAYSPFLNPIEELFSAWRWKVYDREPYVRVHLLQAMEEACLDISVDACQGWIRHARGFYPRCLAGANIACDVDEILWPDPDQRQDAVVG encoded by the exons ATGACTATGAGGGAGGCTGGGCAACGAGtacaaccaaatttgagtcgCTTCACTGTTGCCTCCATCATCAGAACCTTCAGGGAGGAAAACAG GACACAGAGACGACCACCCGGTGGAGGCAGGTTAAGGCTTTTGTCGGAGGAGCAAGAGAGGGAACTTGTAAACATGGTAATTGCAAATAATGTAATCCGCCTGCAAGAGATTCAAAGGAGAGTGATTGAGGATGATCATCTTTTTCGAGGCATAAATGCCATCAGCCTCTCCACAATTGACCGCATCCTCCGAAAGAATCAATTCCGGATGAAACAGGCATACCGAGTCCCTTTCGAACGAAACTCTGACAGAGTGAAAAACCAACGTGTGGAATATGTTCAG AGAATCTTTGAGATTGAAGGACGGCCTGTTCCCCATGAAATGATCTTTGTGGATGAGGCAGGTTTTAACCTgaccaaaagaaggaaaagggggAGGAACATAATTGGCCATCGGGCTATTGTAAATGTCCCTGGTCAGCGTGGGGGGAATGTCACTATGTGCGCAGCCATCAGCCAACGAGGGGTACTCCACCGCCATGCCGTACTAGGACCCTATAACACTATGcttctccttgcttttcttgatggtttaagacaacatatgttccagctggactacagggaaccagcacagccagagcagcctcACTACGTTGTTGTGTGGGATAACGTCAGCTTCCATCGCGCTGCTCTGGTTCGTGACTGGTTTACCAATAACCCAAGGTTTTCTAATATctttctgcctgcatactccCCCTTTCTAAACCCGATAGAGGAGTTATTTTCGGCATGGCGGTGGAAAGTGTATGACCGAGAACCTTATGTCCGTGTTCACCTCCTTCAGGCAATGGAAGAGGCCTGCCTAGACATATCAGTAGATGCATGCCAGGGGTGGATCAGGCATGCAAGAGGATTTTACCCCCGCTGCCTGGCTGGGGCCAATATagcctgtgatgtggatgagattctCTGGCCTGACCCAGACCAAAGACAAGATGCTGTGGTGGGATaa